The proteins below come from a single Acidobacteriota bacterium genomic window:
- a CDS encoding carboxypeptidase regulatory-like domain-containing protein, which yields MDRSQLAVFSSLVQAAIRLTLLGCGIAVPLADAQTEQVQNQAPRAGAHVVSGTVTNSVTGMPIARALVELDAQTVRHILTDASGMFRFESVPEGLAKLEAERPGFLQPSDVGTEMRRSVSVQVSADVQGIVLKLVPQGVLAGYVRSIQGIPIEAFPVRVYYRSVVDGKTRWQKAASLSSGEDGYFRVFEMPAESVVVSAGPELWRPRPPGAKHLGYPSVFYPNARGRAAASEITVTPGQEVQTDFSLSQEPLFEVSGEVAGLQETIDTKVELSNSSGEALPLVQVHSGRHDFSAYVTEGRYTLRASAEVDGQAWQATVPLTITSNMVGIRVVLGRRPPIAVKVRNESTVNHNQKPNPLTAAVTLTTGAPSLNPLQFVARQLANGDQTSMVVAGVEPGNYSVEISAYGAYVKSAISGSTDLLHDELLVPEDGGVAPVDVVLSDDGGQVTGSVKLPEHDSSATVLLVPEAGSSKEVRTVITEATGQFEFVQVRPGSFILLAFDRVESLEFRNSDVLSRYLSSGVHVSVAERQVVTASPELILFDK from the coding sequence ATGGATCGATCTCAATTGGCCGTGTTTTCGTCCTTAGTTCAGGCCGCGATTCGACTGACGCTACTAGGTTGTGGAATTGCGGTCCCCTTAGCGGATGCCCAGACCGAACAAGTTCAGAATCAGGCACCAAGGGCTGGTGCGCACGTGGTCAGCGGTACTGTCACCAATTCTGTAACCGGAATGCCGATCGCGCGTGCCTTGGTCGAACTTGATGCCCAAACTGTTCGTCACATTCTGACAGATGCCAGCGGCATGTTCCGATTCGAAAGTGTTCCGGAAGGTTTGGCAAAACTAGAAGCGGAAAGACCCGGCTTTTTGCAACCTTCCGATGTGGGAACGGAAATGAGACGTTCCGTTAGCGTACAGGTGTCGGCCGATGTCCAAGGCATTGTTTTGAAGCTTGTGCCACAGGGTGTGTTGGCCGGATATGTTCGCTCCATCCAAGGAATACCGATAGAAGCGTTTCCCGTTCGTGTGTACTACCGAAGCGTCGTTGACGGCAAGACACGATGGCAGAAGGCGGCTTCCTTGAGCTCGGGCGAGGACGGTTATTTCCGAGTCTTCGAAATGCCCGCAGAGTCGGTTGTTGTTTCCGCTGGCCCAGAGCTCTGGCGACCCCGCCCGCCCGGAGCAAAACATCTTGGATATCCATCTGTGTTTTATCCCAATGCAAGAGGGCGCGCGGCAGCCAGTGAGATCACTGTGACGCCAGGACAGGAGGTGCAGACCGACTTTTCCTTGAGTCAGGAGCCGCTTTTCGAAGTCTCAGGAGAAGTTGCTGGCCTTCAGGAAACCATCGACACAAAGGTCGAGTTGAGCAATAGTTCGGGAGAAGCTTTGCCTCTGGTGCAGGTCCACTCGGGACGGCACGACTTCTCCGCCTATGTTACCGAGGGTAGATATACTCTGCGGGCTTCAGCTGAGGTGGACGGTCAGGCATGGCAAGCGACAGTGCCTCTAACAATCACGTCGAATATGGTCGGGATTCGCGTTGTGTTGGGGCGCCGACCGCCCATTGCGGTGAAAGTGCGCAACGAGTCTACCGTCAACCACAATCAAAAGCCAAATCCGTTGACCGCCGCAGTTACTCTGACCACAGGAGCACCATCTCTCAATCCGCTCCAGTTCGTAGCCCGACAATTGGCAAATGGGGATCAGACTTCCATGGTAGTTGCTGGTGTGGAGCCGGGGAACTATTCCGTTGAAATCAGCGCGTACGGCGCCTATGTAAAATCTGCCATCTCTGGTTCTACGGACCTCTTACACGATGAATTACTGGTTCCGGAGGATGGAGGCGTTGCGCCCGTCGATGTTGTACTGAGCGACGATGGTGGTCAGGTTACCGGAAGCGTCAAGTTGCCTGAGCATGACAGTTCGGCTACCGTACTGTTGGTGCCCGAAGCCGGGTCATCCAAAGAAGTCCGAACTGTGATCACAGAGGCAACCGGCCAATTCGAGTTCGTACAAGTCCGCCCCGGAAGTTTTATTCTGCTTGCTTTCGATCGTGTCGAAAGTTTGGAGTTTAGGAATTCGGATGTGCTGAGCAGATATCTGTCGAGTGGCGTCCACGTCAGTGTGGCAGAGAGGCAGGTGGTAACAGCAAGCCCGGAATTGATTTTGTTTGACAAATGA
- a CDS encoding SIR2 family protein: MKKTVFPTFEEALGTLELAISREEHFRGLDLPTLFGQGSRIRSVRQSLILLIAIILDHTLENSKDLHNRLISRLVEEEIVKNFEFLSLNYDILVDNALVAQERIFDLDYCLEFTNFDNVGQWHRPNPKNSVRLLKLHGSLNWLYCPTCRTMTLTPKDKSVCKLVTDPDACICSCGTLSVPIVIPPSYFKVLSNLYLQEVWNAAEQLLSKSDVWVFCGYSFPEADMHLKYLLKRVQVNSSKFRRVLVFNWHSKKKKNEAKTEENRLKRFFGSGFDLDYKRNSFEDLVSDPLTLLLR; the protein is encoded by the coding sequence ATGAAAAAGACTGTCTTCCCAACCTTTGAAGAAGCGCTCGGGACACTAGAGCTGGCGATCTCTCGGGAAGAACATTTTCGCGGACTCGATCTTCCCACGTTGTTTGGGCAGGGCTCCCGGATAAGAAGCGTCAGGCAGTCCTTGATTCTCCTAATAGCTATCATTCTGGATCATACGCTAGAGAACTCCAAAGACTTGCACAACCGTCTGATCTCGCGACTCGTCGAGGAGGAGATCGTCAAGAATTTTGAATTTCTCAGCCTGAACTACGACATCTTGGTCGACAACGCGCTGGTTGCACAGGAAAGAATCTTTGACCTTGACTACTGCTTGGAATTCACGAATTTCGATAATGTAGGACAATGGCATCGCCCCAATCCTAAGAATTCAGTGCGGCTTCTTAAACTACACGGTTCTTTGAACTGGCTCTATTGTCCAACTTGTCGAACGATGACCCTAACACCTAAGGACAAGAGCGTCTGTAAGTTGGTCACTGACCCCGACGCGTGTATCTGTTCGTGCGGGACGCTGTCAGTACCCATAGTCATTCCGCCGAGCTACTTCAAGGTGCTCTCCAATCTGTATTTGCAGGAAGTGTGGAATGCTGCGGAACAGTTGCTATCCAAGTCGGATGTGTGGGTTTTCTGTGGATATTCGTTCCCAGAGGCCGACATGCATTTGAAATATTTGCTGAAGAGAGTCCAAGTTAATTCTTCAAAGTTCCGCCGAGTGCTCGTTTTCAATTGGCATTCAAAGAAGAAGAAGAACGAGGCCAAGACCGAGGAGAATCGACTGAAACGATTCTTTGGCTCGGGATTCGATTTGGACTACAAAAGGAACTCTTTCGAGGATCTAGTGAGCGATCCGCTAACGCTACTCCTTCGTTGA
- a CDS encoding SIS domain-containing protein, whose protein sequence is MTFSEQYLADVQSVIRRLDGEALERLASSLAAVRDRNGRILVAGLGGGASLAAHAASDLRMTADLEAYAFADNVPELTARINDYGWNTAITGWLKATHFSRRDSLLVFSVGGGSVEKGVSVPLVEAMKYGREIGSEIYSIVGPSGGFAKEISDICILIPAERGERLTPITESVQAVVLHLLVSHPTLKRRMNRWEYIYSSSTENKQP, encoded by the coding sequence ATGACTTTCTCAGAACAATACCTTGCAGACGTCCAATCGGTAATCCGTAGGCTCGACGGGGAGGCTCTGGAACGTCTAGCGTCTTCACTTGCGGCAGTCCGTGATCGCAACGGGCGGATTCTTGTCGCCGGTTTGGGGGGTGGAGCGAGTTTAGCAGCGCACGCGGCGAGTGACCTACGCATGACAGCTGATCTGGAGGCCTACGCGTTCGCTGATAATGTTCCGGAGCTGACGGCGAGAATCAACGACTATGGTTGGAATACAGCGATCACTGGCTGGCTAAAAGCAACGCATTTTAGCCGTCGAGATTCACTTTTGGTATTTTCTGTTGGAGGTGGCAGCGTAGAAAAAGGTGTAAGCGTGCCACTTGTCGAAGCTATGAAGTATGGGCGTGAAATTGGGTCCGAAATCTACTCAATCGTCGGTCCCAGCGGCGGCTTCGCCAAAGAAATATCGGACATATGCATACTGATTCCGGCTGAACGCGGCGAGCGCCTCACGCCGATTACCGAGAGTGTGCAGGCAGTGGTTTTGCACCTCTTAGTTTCGCATCCCACACTGAAGCGGAGAATGAACAGGTGGGAATACATCTATTCGTCGAGCACAGAAAACAAACAACCTTAA
- the cas1 gene encoding CRISPR-associated endonuclease Cas1, translated as MAATKTVPQLPQSHNSLVPRHGVVTLFGYGIQVRVDRGHLLLEDGIGAERCQYRLPRVGHGLKRLVVIGSDGNVSLAALRWLADQKAAFVMLERDGSVVAAIGPVRPSDARLRRAQSLAGQSGAAIRIARELIDRKLAGQEEVARQKLHATQIADTIHRYRSELAEADTTESIRLVESKAAGAFWSAWRSLPISFPRKDELRVPDHWRTFGARVSPLTGSPRLAVNPPNAILNYLYAILESESRLAAAALGLDPGIGVLHVDTPARDSLACDLMEVVRPQVDAFVLDWITREPLKREWFLEQRDGNCRLMADLAIQLSETAPTWSRAVAPIAEWVAEVLWSRSRKPIGSASLPTRLTQRHKREAKGMSSEPSPIPHLQRANLCRGCGKTIRMGRTNCAECAVGAATERLASASRLGRTAARSPAARAKHATSRRRHAQACSDWDASTQPAWLTSEVFLHQIQPLLSNISTTAIRARIGVSRWYASKIRKGYASHPRHWQALAELVGIGM; from the coding sequence ATGGCAGCTACGAAAACCGTACCGCAACTACCGCAATCCCACAATTCACTAGTGCCCCGTCACGGCGTCGTAACGCTTTTTGGCTACGGCATCCAGGTCCGCGTTGATCGCGGTCACCTTCTGTTGGAGGACGGCATCGGAGCCGAGCGTTGCCAGTATCGTCTTCCGCGCGTCGGACACGGCCTTAAACGTCTAGTTGTTATCGGCTCGGACGGGAATGTTTCGTTGGCCGCGCTCCGTTGGCTGGCGGATCAAAAAGCCGCTTTCGTCATGCTGGAGCGTGACGGCTCGGTCGTGGCAGCAATTGGACCGGTTCGCCCATCTGATGCCCGACTTCGCCGCGCTCAATCACTGGCGGGCCAATCAGGAGCTGCAATCCGGATCGCTCGGGAACTCATCGACAGAAAACTTGCCGGACAAGAGGAAGTGGCTCGTCAAAAACTGCATGCCACGCAGATCGCCGACACAATTCACCGCTACCGATCTGAGTTGGCAGAAGCTGACACGACGGAGTCCATAAGATTAGTAGAATCGAAGGCGGCTGGTGCTTTTTGGTCTGCTTGGCGAAGCTTGCCTATTAGCTTTCCAAGAAAAGACGAGCTACGAGTTCCGGACCACTGGCGGACTTTCGGCGCACGGGTATCACCTTTGACAGGGTCCCCTCGTCTAGCGGTTAACCCACCGAACGCAATACTCAATTATCTCTACGCGATTCTCGAATCCGAATCTCGGTTGGCTGCGGCTGCTCTTGGCCTCGACCCCGGAATTGGCGTCCTACACGTAGACACCCCTGCTCGCGATAGCCTTGCCTGCGATCTCATGGAAGTTGTTCGTCCCCAAGTGGACGCATTCGTACTGGACTGGATCACTCGCGAACCTCTGAAACGAGAATGGTTCTTGGAGCAGCGGGACGGCAATTGCCGCCTTATGGCAGATCTCGCTATCCAGCTTTCTGAAACTGCGCCGACATGGAGTCGGGCGGTCGCGCCAATTGCTGAATGGGTCGCCGAGGTACTGTGGTCGCGAAGTCGGAAACCAATCGGTTCGGCTTCACTTCCTACTCGCTTGACTCAACGGCACAAACGCGAGGCGAAAGGTATGTCATCGGAGCCCTCTCCGATTCCGCACCTACAGAGGGCGAACCTTTGTCGCGGGTGCGGGAAGACAATCCGGATGGGGCGCACAAACTGTGCAGAGTGCGCAGTTGGCGCGGCGACAGAACGCCTGGCTAGTGCCTCGAGACTTGGCCGCACGGCTGCGCGCAGCCCGGCGGCACGCGCTAAGCATGCGACTTCGCGGAGGCGGCACGCGCAGGCATGCTCGGACTGGGACGCATCGACGCAGCCAGCCTGGCTTACGAGCGAAGTGTTCTTACACCAAATCCAGCCCCTGCTCTCGAACATTTCAACAACTGCGATTCGAGCACGGATTGGTGTCTCGCGCTGGTATGCAAGCAAGATTCGAAAAGGTTATGCTTCACACCCAAGGCATTGGCAAGCTCTGGCCGAGTTGGTTGGCATCGGGATGTGA
- a CDS encoding DUF4157 domain-containing protein encodes MKSQIQKTLTITMVGILLGLQAHASDLSDALGINIDPSAGKFEVGPPNPGPVIQRLPQIIQRLPQDIANLGNPAGLALAAAVRHAEAQASYGARPIPPAVYQQLQGYFAPNFLQGVRYNTFDNARISLDSAVMMLNNDVAAITLNNIVVFRNENEAQNAYTWAHELTHVLQYQNLGIDAFANMYTTNAWVLENQAKDNAARFGQVQAGAQGQQQQQQFAYFNVTGQFLYGDANGNLYPANPNNGQVVGPANGRVVFQNGQYWAIDSFGRTWLATRIR; translated from the coding sequence ATGAAATCGCAAATTCAGAAAACGCTGACTATCACTATGGTAGGCATTCTGTTGGGGCTGCAGGCACATGCGAGCGACCTAAGCGATGCCTTAGGTATTAACATCGACCCGTCCGCCGGTAAGTTTGAAGTGGGCCCGCCGAACCCCGGTCCAGTCATCCAGCGGCTACCGCAGATCATCCAACGGCTACCCCAGGACATCGCCAACTTGGGCAACCCTGCTGGTCTAGCACTTGCAGCCGCAGTACGCCATGCGGAAGCTCAAGCCAGCTACGGAGCTCGGCCAATACCACCAGCGGTCTACCAGCAGTTGCAGGGGTATTTTGCACCCAACTTCCTCCAGGGGGTTCGGTACAACACGTTTGACAATGCGCGGATCTCGCTGGACAGCGCAGTGATGATGCTTAACAACGATGTTGCTGCAATCACGTTGAATAACATCGTCGTGTTTCGTAACGAAAATGAAGCTCAGAACGCATACACGTGGGCGCACGAACTTACGCACGTGCTCCAATATCAAAATTTGGGCATCGATGCGTTCGCGAACATGTACACAACCAATGCTTGGGTGTTGGAAAACCAGGCAAAGGACAATGCGGCACGCTTTGGGCAGGTTCAGGCTGGGGCGCAGGGGCAGCAACAACAACAGCAGTTCGCGTACTTCAACGTTACTGGTCAGTTCCTTTACGGAGATGCGAATGGGAACCTTTATCCCGCAAATCCCAATAACGGACAAGTCGTGGGACCGGCTAACGGCCGCGTGGTCTTCCAAAACGGGCAATACTGGGCTATCGATTCATTTGGTCGCACTTGGTTAGCCACGCGAATTCGCTAA
- a CDS encoding tryptophan-rich sensory protein — translation MTPFVLASVFVISGVVVETLCAGKEPSGVMKKLHPPRWAFPMPVWYAVGFFYYVMCFAVVYRMTASGRSEAPGLMLIAALMAANAGWNLIFFRLRSLRWSFWFYVPYIVLAAALIRALWSVDRVSTTLLLIYSAYLPYAIVWSYFVMRLNASPSNHSIGGPISGP, via the coding sequence ATGACTCCTTTCGTCCTCGCCAGCGTGTTCGTCATTTCCGGCGTGGTCGTGGAAACACTTTGCGCTGGCAAAGAGCCAAGCGGCGTAATGAAGAAGTTGCATCCACCGCGATGGGCATTCCCGATGCCCGTTTGGTATGCGGTCGGCTTCTTCTACTACGTGATGTGTTTTGCGGTCGTGTATCGCATGACGGCGTCAGGCAGGTCAGAGGCTCCTGGTCTAATGCTGATCGCAGCATTGATGGCTGCGAATGCCGGATGGAATCTCATTTTCTTTCGGCTACGCTCATTGCGATGGAGTTTTTGGTTCTACGTGCCATATATCGTGCTCGCGGCCGCTCTGATAAGGGCTCTGTGGTCCGTGGACAGGGTCTCCACCACGTTGCTTCTCATCTATTCGGCGTATCTGCCCTACGCCATAGTCTGGTCCTACTTCGTCATGAGATTGAATGCGTCGCCCTCAAACCACTCGATAGGCGGACCCATTTCCGGCCCGTGA
- a CDS encoding carboxypeptidase regulatory-like domain-containing protein, whose product MKSRISGTVVDAVRGEVLPDIEVSIRVNRAENALQSVVTGSDGRFEFGDLATAKYSLSARGHGYLPQAYQQHHGLATAVVTGPGFESENLIFGLKRDASISGTVTDGVGAPVSLAEVLLFTSLPALTQVVRLRSKQKTDDAGQFQFSHLTEGKYYLAVSAHPWYARDDSEEAEGSTSLEGERGLAIEESAQPKEAVSSRGAPMHSELDVAFQTRYYVNATEPELATPIVLKPADRATADLHLVAVPAIRLKIRGEPGFKHTADPLVLHERIFSYSRQVVSQSFDQDGAELDSLAPGRYRLELPSQGAGGLPQQQMIDLVADAEVIPGESSKSVSSVTGNVLLDGTEVSCQRCNIQLLSLPSGEAFVARKTPKGFEIDGGVRPGVYFVLALSPEDDYWVKEISAVGARVFGKQVEIQSGAPVRLSIVMTKNAGTVDGLALRGGKPVSQAAVFLVPNDPAHNLDRFRFDQSDSDGSFTFRRILPGDYTAFAVAEGWDLEWTNPATLGPYLGGGVRVRVQPGNKIRLELTVQLLAGVSN is encoded by the coding sequence ATGAAGTCCCGAATTTCCGGGACGGTGGTGGACGCCGTTCGCGGCGAGGTCCTTCCCGATATTGAGGTTTCCATTCGGGTGAACAGGGCGGAGAACGCGCTGCAATCTGTGGTCACTGGGTCAGATGGACGATTTGAGTTTGGCGACTTGGCGACAGCCAAGTACTCGCTCTCCGCTCGCGGGCACGGCTACCTGCCACAGGCGTATCAGCAACACCATGGGCTGGCTACTGCTGTTGTCACTGGACCTGGGTTCGAGTCGGAAAATTTGATTTTCGGGTTGAAGCGCGACGCGTCAATCTCGGGCACCGTGACGGATGGTGTAGGAGCCCCAGTTAGTTTGGCGGAAGTCTTGCTCTTCACGAGTTTGCCAGCCTTGACACAGGTAGTGAGGCTCAGGTCAAAACAGAAAACCGATGATGCAGGCCAGTTCCAGTTCAGTCACCTAACGGAAGGCAAGTACTATCTGGCAGTATCTGCCCATCCGTGGTACGCGCGAGACGACTCCGAAGAGGCAGAAGGAAGCACCTCGCTCGAAGGTGAAAGAGGGCTCGCAATAGAAGAGTCCGCTCAGCCTAAGGAGGCCGTCTCCTCGCGGGGGGCGCCTATGCATTCCGAGTTGGACGTGGCCTTCCAGACACGGTACTACGTCAATGCCACAGAACCGGAACTAGCAACGCCGATTGTTCTAAAGCCCGCAGATCGGGCGACAGCGGATTTGCATCTTGTCGCCGTGCCTGCCATACGTCTTAAGATCCGAGGCGAACCCGGTTTCAAACACACGGCGGACCCCCTTGTTCTGCACGAGCGGATATTCTCCTACTCGCGGCAAGTTGTCTCCCAGAGCTTCGATCAGGACGGTGCAGAACTGGACAGCTTGGCACCAGGACGCTATCGCCTAGAACTTCCATCGCAAGGAGCGGGCGGCCTGCCACAACAGCAAATGATTGACTTGGTTGCCGATGCGGAGGTTATTCCCGGTGAAAGTAGCAAGTCCGTCAGCAGTGTTACGGGCAACGTATTGCTCGACGGAACCGAAGTGTCATGCCAGCGCTGCAATATTCAGCTTCTGAGCCTGCCCTCTGGCGAAGCGTTTGTAGCTCGAAAAACTCCCAAGGGCTTCGAGATCGACGGAGGTGTGCGACCAGGTGTCTATTTTGTTTTAGCACTCAGCCCTGAAGACGACTATTGGGTCAAAGAGATTTCTGCGGTTGGCGCCCGAGTCTTCGGAAAACAGGTCGAGATCCAGTCCGGAGCACCCGTTCGATTATCCATAGTCATGACCAAGAATGCCGGGACGGTTGATGGGCTCGCCCTCCGCGGCGGCAAACCCGTCAGCCAAGCTGCTGTGTTTCTCGTGCCGAATGATCCCGCGCACAATCTAGACCGTTTTCGCTTCGACCAGAGCGATAGCGACGGAAGTTTTACATTCCGACGGATACTGCCCGGCGACTATACGGCCTTTGCAGTTGCTGAGGGATGGGACTTAGAGTGGACGAATCCGGCTACGCTTGGGCCTTACCTCGGCGGCGGTGTGAGAGTGCGAGTTCAGCCAGGAAATAAAATTCGCCTTGAACTTACGGTCCAATTGCTCGCGGGCGTTTCCAACTAG
- a CDS encoding carboxypeptidase regulatory-like domain-containing protein yields MSVIAINNSHLVKQLAYSVRNRVPCDLLDGSGIWVQEMRVNAVLAVGSLVLITSMLLAQSSPTLLVVVEDSSGAPIAGASVQVQHWAIPIGSKPRIVQDGVSATDSQGRASFDVAPQEYEVFASAPAFVPTVAIVQAPSVKALRGRELRHVFKLSVRSGGGVEVPE; encoded by the coding sequence ATGAGTGTAATCGCGATTAACAACAGTCATTTGGTAAAGCAACTGGCATATAGTGTACGCAACCGGGTCCCCTGCGATCTTTTGGACGGGTCGGGAATTTGGGTGCAAGAAATGCGCGTAAACGCTGTTCTCGCCGTCGGGTCACTCGTGCTAATAACTTCAATGTTGTTGGCACAATCATCGCCAACCCTGCTTGTCGTCGTCGAAGACTCCAGTGGAGCACCGATAGCTGGGGCATCAGTTCAGGTGCAGCATTGGGCTATCCCGATTGGCAGTAAACCTCGAATTGTTCAGGACGGTGTCTCCGCGACCGATTCTCAGGGACGAGCAAGCTTCGATGTTGCCCCGCAGGAATATGAGGTCTTTGCTTCCGCCCCCGCATTTGTACCGACTGTTGCAATTGTCCAAGCCCCGTCTGTGAAAGCCCTTCGTGGACGGGAACTACGACATGTATTCAAGCTTTCGGTTCGTTCAGGCGGTGGCGTCGAGGTGCCGGAATAA